The Cicer arietinum cultivar CDC Frontier isolate Library 1 chromosome 1, Cicar.CDCFrontier_v2.0, whole genome shotgun sequence genome contains the following window.
ATGAACCCTTTGACTTCCTCAAACTCAAGGTCTGACAAACTCTTGctttcccttttccttcttccacttcttgtcaTATTCTTCTTAGACAAAACATGAAGCTGTTCAGGTGTTTGGTTTTCAGTTTCTGTGTAGTTTGTTACATCTTTTCCTGAGTGGATTGTTTGAAGCTTTGGCTGATCAAAAAGGACAGAGTTTGGTGAATAAGAATCATTTTTGAAACTTGTCATGGAGCTCAATTGGTCACTCATGGACCTTGTGTGATTGGTTTTTCTGCTATAAAGCATTGATTTTTCAGATGACCCTTCAATTTGATGATATTGGTTTTCATGAGAATTTGTTAATGTTGAAGTACATGAATGTTCCTTCAAATTTTGAAGCCCAAACCACAAAATATCAAAAAGCTTCAAAATTTCCTCTGCTTCCAtgaatggtttttttttttttttttttgcttttgaaAAAATAAGCTTAGCTTTTTGAATTGTATAAGCTTTAAGCGCACCTAAATTGACGAGGCATGAAGATATTAATACAATTTATGACTATATTGCCCTTTATGAAATCTTAAATTACAAAAAGACTTCAACCAATCATTTACACGTTTTGGATTTTATTAAGTCATATATTTCTTATTTAGTGTTCCATTTTGTTGTGTAGTGTTTGTAACTTTCAAGTTAGATACATTGATTTTCCACGGTGGCTTTAAGAAGAAGCAAAGCAAAAGCAAAAAGCAAAGATTTTGTGTGGTAAAACAAAGAATTAGGATGTTACTAGTTAAAGGGATATATGAGGTTGGAGAGTTGTTGATGTCAACAATACTATTGCCAATCTTTTTCTGTTCTCTTAGATGTTGACATTGATTTGTCAAATCTCTTTCTTTGTTTGTTTGGTGATTATACCAAAGCTTTCATGTAGAAACTAATTTCCCTAAACAGTAACAAAAGCAATTATTGATATGGTTGCTTCCAAACTACACAAAATTGATTTACTACTGTGGTCGGCAattgatcaaaattttaatgCCTAGTTTATTGAGGTGCTAGAGATTTTAGAGTTAGTATAGATAGATACATAACTTTTTAACCAAAAGATCATCTaccattatttttatatatatttataaagaaaagaGACAAGCATAGATGAGAATTGTTATTTTCGAGTTACTCTTAAATTGCAGTTATAAAGTAAACAtgtataaaaaatgagtttattCAATGTAGGTGGTGCAAAATTATTTTACGCTAAAATttgcatttttattaaattcatatttatatagGTTTTGACATTATTTCGAATTTATTAACTATTACACATTTAGTGACATCCAACTATATTTTATAGGAGGGGTTAGGTTGTAATGTCATTTTCTAATGTATAATCTCtacaaatattgatattataatataattgaatGCCTGAGTAAAGTTTGTCTTTTTACACTAATTATGAATGCATATAGTAAATATGTTAGTTATTTACTCGATAAACATTGACGTGTGTTTATCATattcactctttttttttttttttctacttttgAAAGATTGAGATATTTAAATGTGTTTAATCTCTAGGAGTTAGTCTGCATTAATGTGTTAATCATATTCACtaatttttttctacttttccactaaattcaaattttcgCTTTAGTTGCTTAATTTCTTGAATGTTTGATGATGGAAAAGTTTAACATcctttgaaaattattaaaacgttttcataatttatgaaaataattttgttgttcTTTTCAATTTAAGAGAATTTTGCTTAATGATGTGAACCTTGAATCAAAACCCAAACCGGAGTAGGAGTTTAGAAAGGATATTATGTGATTAATTTGCATGGTGAAATAATGTACATGTAATTGATTAATGACTAGTGGTTATGAAATGTGTTGACTTTGTACCAAACCGGGATAGTTTGGAAACAAGTTGAATTTTGGATACTTGTGGAGCGATCCTTTCATATTGATTACTTAAGGTGGCACATTACATGTATTCAGTGGTGAACTTGGGAGTACGTGATAATGTATGCAATTCTCCATAACAAAGTTGTTTCTCAGGTGGGGTTTTGGGCATGAAATTCCTATGAGAATATTGATGTTGTCTATGTAAAACATTTTGCCCTGCCGAGAAGTACTATTATGGAATCATTTTGATAAACTATAACTTATATGTTTATAGTTTTGGATGATAggttaatattaaatttttaatttggttttagtactattttattctttttgttttattttgattgctAGGAGAAGTGAAGGAATAAGTAAAGAGCATTGGTGCAAAGAGCCATGAAATCAAGTGATGCAGTCATGATCTATTATGATCAAGAAcgtggaaagaaaaaaagttctAGCAAAAATTACGGTTCGTAATGGGTATTACTTACGTAATGGTTGaacgagaaaaaaaaagtgagaaTTTGTCACACCAAAACAAGGAAGATTACTATTTGGCCGTAATCTGCTCCACTTTTATTGTTGAACGGTTTTTCTTTTGTGAAACTAAATGCTTTCTTGTAATTAAAACTCATGAATGCAATTAAGACTTTAAAAAgggaaaaaatatttcaactcaTAAACTCTTTGTGTTTCTCTTGTTTTTGTTCTTGTTATTCTCTTAAAAGTTTTTCAGTTTTAATAATATtcagttttctatttttttttttttgttatttcatattttcaatatttttatatttaagctttGATTCTACTATGATCATGTATGAATAGATCTTCCTTATCTTTAGATTGTAGGATTTTCAATAATAGATATCTAACAATTtctatttctttattattattttttttgtcatgtGTATTGATCTTTTAATCAAATCTTAGTAAAAATTATGATGTACTAAAAAGGAAATTTATATTTGACCCATAAGATTGAACAAGataatcaaattgtaaaaatagattttgattcTCTTGAAATCATAAAAGATGGATTTTCTTAATGGATTTtgctaatacatcaatcatgaaaatatgttgattattagtttaaaatacatttttattttttaaagaaaacaattataattgtttatctGATTTTAAAGAGTTTAACACTTATAACCTTAGAGAATATTTTTGTGTATCTATCATTGTAAAAAACTATAATCgcaatgttttaattttattcaaattttaattaaaaaaaccacTATCACCAATCTTCGTTTTAGCTAATCATTATAGTAAAGAGAAATTGATACTCACAAAGTCCTTGTAGGAAAGATAAGTTTTACTATGCAATAATACCGTACATCTACAGACCTTATCATATTTTTGGATTGACATATAGTTTAACAAATAGGATATGTGATGTATCATTGTCTTGAAGTGTTTGAATTATTTGGGTGACTTTTAGTGATTTATAAATGATGATCTTAAATGCTTATATATGAATGGtttgaaattaaatatgtatacgTAGGTCTTTTTGCTTTATCTTCTTGGGTTGAACGATGCCCTTAAATGATAGTGATTCACACTTTCGAGATTGTACCGACTTGTTTAATTGAGGAATATCGTTGTTCGACTTTTTTGGATGCAGATGCGAAGAAACACGATAACATACAATTTGCGACTCTAAAGATAATACAACTTGAGACTCCAAAGATACTTTTGTACTTATGTTAGTCTTGTTAGGAGAGTATTTCGACAAACTATGATGGAATAGAAAAATATTAGGATCCTttgatttactttttatttattgatttgtttaataatttgtaattacagctactttaatttatttttttaaaaaaataattaaaaaatttgttatttggATTTTAAGGTAAAAAAGTTTCTAaagttaacatttaaaaaataaaaaagatatttgatggAAGTACTTCGAGTTAATGTTCCAAAAAGTGTAATATGTTGTTACATGTATCTAACATTCcactatatgtttttttatgagTATGTTGTATCGTCACGCTCCCTTTCATTTGTTTTGTTGGTTATGTagatcttaataaatatttagattGGAGCTAACTTCATGTTggttatatatttattgttctGTTAGACAGTTTCGAATACAATTGACTCATTCAAAGAAGTAAATTGTggatttcattaaaaaaataaagctcCACGTGATTAATGAATGCACAAGGTTATATTAATATTCTCATGTCCAACTaccaaatttataatattaatctcATGCAGCTACTTTTCAAATTATGATATCACTTTTAGTTATACACCTAATTTGTATATTGAGAAAACCCAAAATCGCGTTCGATCTTCActcaataaatattaacatgtcgttataaaaaaaaagtctcacTATATAATGAGACTTATTAATTACATgatggaaaataaatttgtttatgtTGTATCATTATCTAATTTGTGCAGATTAAACAAAGAATTTGATTCATATACACTGATTATATTATCactcaattataatatttaaataatatttaacttttataatgATTATCTCTAAAGTCATTTTATATAAGTGTCatgtattaataatataaaatattttatattaactatacataaaaattaaattcatttatttaatgtaACTTAGTTATAAAAATTCCTAATGgtatgatatatattaaataactaatgatgatgaacatggtagtatacaattcataaaatatttgatttattttttgggtcaaaattgataaataaaatatctaccATGGATAAGAATTTCGGTGGGCTGGGCTTTTGGAAATCCAAAAAGTAGCCTATATATATTGGGCAAGAGAGCAAGTCAATTATTCATCACTTTTATAAGATGCTCATACGATGATTTATAAACATCCCCTCaattaaatagtattttttgCAGTTCAGTAAAACTCATCATAAGATGCCGAGACATCTATTGGCATTCCTTGTGCCTCTTctaattaattgaataaattcttttttggccattgaaaaaaaaaaaaaaggtgtgCCCTCTATCAATTATTCAAAGCTAAAATTACATATTTCAGGACCGAACCAAACGAGAAAAAGCTAAAATTTCAACATGTGtttagagttgtcaaaaaagCCTCTAATACCGAGgtctcttaattttatttttttaaaaacttttaatattAGGCCttctatcaaattaatttttgtaaaatttaggtTCAATATTTCATGGGGCCTAAGGGAGGGGGCTCTGGGGGCTTATAAGTCCCCACCaaaaattttgttaattttgagatttttttcttaaaaaatttttaaaatttattttattcgaaaaaaattaaaaaatatttttttttcttaaaaatttttttgagaaaaaaaaaattattaaaaagataaatcatttatatcaaaaaaaatttattgaaaatattttatagtaaaaaatcgaaaaatattttatagaaaaaattgaaaaatttttatcaaaaaaaatttatcggtGAAAAGATCGAAAACTTTAtttctcgaaaaaaaaaatcgattattGTTTTAAATAAGTGGGCCTATGGGTCcactaagcccacaaaattttagggggccTTGTTTTTTtgggccttttaaattataaaaaattttggCCTCTTCAATATGTGGCCCGAGGCCAATATTTAAAGGGTTTATCAAATTGACAGTTCTGCATGTGTTAAAGGTGAAGGAAATCAAGTAagttttttaaactaaaattttgagCCTTTGATTTAATTGAAATGGATAGATAGGATTTGGTGTCAAGTAAACTTTGACACTTTGTTGTCGATCAATCATATctcatatttgaatttaaatacttatttaatatgattttaaatattgtaatagtaaaaaaaaatgaaatttaacatttttaccTCCATTAAAATGTTTCTCACTCCATCCATAAGATGCACAAAAGATTTTAAAGTCTatctattctttcttttttccttctctCTGTTAACCAAACAAATccttaataaaatatatctcatcttcaaatctaataaataaataaaaatgtggtATGAGAAAAAAACTCCACTTAACATAGTTAGTCAAGTTTCTTAAAAAGATTAATagttacaaaaaaattaatagatattaatattttttttatattaaagtcGATGATGAATATAGATAGATTTCTCGTTATCTTTCCTGTTAGATAAAAATGATATTCATATTCGTTTTGTATACTTGTGTGacaattttttatgaatattatcTCTTCAGGTGTACCTATGAATATCCATATAcatttattaaactaataaaatatttctctataaaataaaaaatgaaaatttacataaaattacctttttaaacactatttttttttcatgtaaGGAAAATAGTCATTTTGTTATCaatttatcttattattttggcaaaaatatatttatagtcatttaagtttagtttaatttttacttaggtcctttaagttttttaatcttaatttggtcttttaaattatatttcgtTTGCACCGATAATCTTTTCTCTCAATTTTGAGAACAACTAGTTCAATTGAAAGCATTTAGTCCTTAGAAACTCTACtaaatattataacaatatGTTCTcgtactaaatcttaataaaacATTTATCAAACCTTATAAATAGTCTAGatcatataattttatgataataattcGAGAAAATCGTAAAACTTAAAGTATTGTGTATTCTTTAATATAACTTAAAGATTAATAGTGCAAATCAAATGTAACTTAaaagactaaataaaaaaaaaaattaaatgatctTAATGGAATTGAATCAAACTTAAAGaactaaatgtattttttatcaataatttatttattaatttataaaagtatGTATCACAGGCGGCTTGTTGTGAATTTGAAACTAAAgaagtttttttataattttatatttaaattgaatataaatattGCCCACCTCCACCACATTTATTAGTGAGTAATTTACTTATGTACTTATTTTATTCACatataaatgttaaattttCTGTTTTGTATGAGATTTTATACGAGGGTCCACTCGGGtgcgatttttttttttttgacatccCTGCTTTTAGTAATAACTTAGTTATAAAGTAGGCCAAATATTAAATAACcaatgatgatgaagaagatggtACGCAATTCATAAAATATTGATACATCAAATATCTACCATGGATAAGATTTTTGGTGGAATGGGCTTTTGGAAATCTAAAAAGTAGCCATATATATATTGGGAAAGAGAACAAGGTTTATTATTCCTCGCTTTTATTTCCTTTTGTTTCAAATAAACTATCCTTTTCTttgtgtaattttttgtttatccCTTTTTTAGCATAATTACGAGAAAACATGTCTTTCGTTTTTTACAATGCCTACAATTTGCTCACGTAAATTACACATCTTAGTAAaattaagtatattttaaagttaaaatctCGTAATTATTAATGTGAATTTTTTacgatatttatttattttttaagacaaaaaagtTACATagtagtttatttattttaaaatgatcaaTTGTAAAGGTAGAGCAGGTGAGTAAAAAAGGTGAGATTTATGCTCTAAACGAAAAAGAATCTCTTCATGATGGGGGCACGATTTGTTATTTATGAAGTTGTATCACTCTTCTAGATGTGCCGTTTCATTATTATAAGTACCCAAGAAAAATCAAATGCAagaaacataaaataaagaaacaatcAAACGCTGGCAAATTAAACTAATATGTGATTAGAAAAATGCTCAAGTAGTGACAAAAAGAGGGTAGACTTTAATCAATGAGCTTATCCTCAAGGACATTTTCATATTAAACAACGACTTAAGAAATCATAAGGTTGCTTTCACATGacatatactttaaattaaataaataaattagtataaGCTTCCATAAGATGCGGTACTCAACCGGACGTTCCCCTAATAAACAATGTTGCAGTGATAGCTCCACCAATATGTGACCACAAACCCCTCATTTTGGAGAGCATTTCCAAATCTCTAATCTTCATTAATTCACTTCCTTATTAAATTTCCCCtttcttttcagaaattgaGCATACCTCTTTTTATGCTCAACTAGCCAACAACTATATTATCAATATCACCTTAGTTCATACAACCGACACCTAATACCTTCTAGTGTTATCAAAGGTCAATATTAACTAGAAAGGGATAGTGGATTTACAAGCATAGCTCCTACGTGAAAGTGAtcaaagttattaaaaaaaagaaagtgtTCAAAAAGACAAAACTTAGGTTAAGCATTGCTCAATCCCCTCCTTTATTAACATGGAAAGATCATCCATCTCTTCTTCCACTAAAAGGTAATTATTCTTTCATCAATATTTATATAGTTTAtactaataacttttttttcttgatacaaaatcatttaaattaagCTTTTGAgctattgaaaataattttgtatgtgaattaataaaatgtgaatATGTGTGATTACTATTAGGCGAGGTATAAAGAAAAGGGTAGTAGAAATTCCAATGAAGGACGTGGAAGGGACTAACACTCCACCGTCCGATTCATGGGCATGGAGAAAGTACGGTCAGAAACCAATCAAAGGTTCCCCTTATCCAAGGTATTCTCATTTCATATTTTGGTTTTGCATTATTGTGAAAATCACACCCAGTAAACGcgattttatattaaatacaatAGTCTAGTTTAATTCATCGTGgttttgtcaaaattatatttagtgcaATTTTGTAAAATAGTGTAGCATCTGCTAAATcttgtgattttattgtgaatcaaatatgcactcaataaaatttaatacatggttgaaacataataattaattttgcatatttttttaataaaaacaaaatatgtatttactTTTCAGGGGATACTATAGGTGTAGCAGTTCAAAGAGTTGTCCGGCGAGAAAACAAGTGGAAAGGAACCATGTGGACCCCACTGTGCTCCTTGTAACATACTCCTCCGATCACAACCACGCCGTGCCGCTTCCTAGAAACCACCGCAACAATAACAACGAATCTGCTAAATCAAACAAGGATTCCGAATCGGAACACGAACCCGAACCAGAGGAGAGATTTACGGATCTTGGAGAGGAATCTCTGATCGCCGTCGCGGATGAGTTAGGAGGATGGTTGGGAGAAGTGGAAGCGATCGCGTCGCCGGCGGTTCTGGAGTGTCCGATTTTCTCAGATCAGGAATTGTCAATGTTGGGGGAAGAGGAGGAGTCGCTGTTCGCGGATCTCGGAGAGTTGCCAGAGTGCTCGGCGGTGTTCTGGAGAGGGAGGAGGAGTATTGCCGGCGAAGTGAGTGTGGGACCACTAGTTGAAGCTAATTGCTCCTTGTGACACGTGTCGCAACTGTGTTTCGTTGTTCCACaactagtattttttttttcttgtttgtttTCCCGGGTTTGTTGGGTTTAGTTtggaaaaaacaaaattacaagtGGATATATGCAGTTGGGATGATTCTGTCCCCACGTGTTTGTAATTATTATCAAtctcataataataatcataataaattagtaatttagtcgttgattcaaaaaaaaaaactggcATTACATAGTTATCCACTTGCCCGTTTTAGATATTTATATGCAGGGTATTTTAGAAATTAGCATTAGATTACAACATTCACCATGGTTATGGTGGAGTCCACTATAGTGTATGGTATATCTAAACTTGAAAACTGCTCAAAAATTTAATACGAAGGATGCTgccactttttcttttttttagcAACAGCAAAATGTAGTTTTATTAAAGCATAAGTTGTCCAAATAAGATATAACTAAATCCTAACCTGCGcaggtatatttttatttattaaatttaagtgaatttagaagaaaaaaaaatatataaagttttatgtcttaattaagtatttatatcaataatatatatacaattttaccAATATAATTAATAGAAGAGAAATACCAATTTAGATGAatgatttgaataaataaagtacCGTATTAATATTGAAATCGTTGGATATGTTAAATATTGaagtaatatatttgataattgaaattaagatatacaattgagttacaaaatatatacaattataaatatatattaaatataaataattgcaaattaattactttaatttcataccaattaacactataaaacaataaatttaatttaaaaaatttcagtaaaataaagttgaccaaaattcaacaaacatatttggtccatcatttctaaatatttatatgctatatatatttaccaatattaaaaaatgaaaatcaaatataaatatttttttgttctctccctcgatcattttaatttgaaaactaattacaaaatattaattgtcaaacaattatacaacaaatataaaaaattgcaaaataaattactttaatttcatgtcaattaccacggtaaaacaacaaatcaaatttaattaatttcaataaaaaaaaactaaccaaaattcaaagagtcatgactttgtccatcatttttaaatatttatatactatatatttaccaatattcaaagtagaaaatcaaatacaaatattttttgttctctcattcggtcattttaatcatcgatcttttgtgataattgtgaaattttttattttaaaattgaataaattaaaattttaatttacaaaaaatttaaactattattaatattaaatagagtaatcataatgattaatattttggtttcaaaaccaaaattcaaaatttataacaattcggttacaaaatattaattgccaAACAATTTTAAGTAtacattaaatacaaataattgcaaatgaattactttaatttcatgtcaattaacactataaaataacaaattaaatttatttaatttcaataaaattaaattgatcaagattcaaaaagacataattttgtcaataattgataaatatttatatatactatatatatttaccaatattaaaagttgaaaattaaatacaaatattgtttGTTCTCTCANNNNNNNNNNNNNNNNNNNNNNNNNNNNNNNNNNNNNNNNNNNNNNNNNNNNNNNNNNNNNNNNNNNNNNNNNNNNNNNNNNNNNNNNNNNNNNNNNNNNNNNNNNNNNNNNNNNNNNNNNNNNNNNNNNNNNNNNNNNNNNNNNNNNNNNNNNNNNNNNNNNNNNNNNNNNNNNNNNNNNNNNNNNNNNNNNNNNNNNNNNNNNNNNNNNNNNNNNNNNNNNNNNNNNNNNNNNNNNNNNNNNNNNNNNNNTTCCAAaggtacactgaaagaggtataggttggttcatttcaacaacaaaaattcttctctttgtctatttctaattttggtgccatgttcacctcatttttttctacttagtttctaaataatttttttcctcttttaattcctctaatccctaattttttttaatgcctTCCCAATCATTCGCCATCATCGCaaaatcattttcttcttcgaaattgccgactctactccaaagatacactgaaagaggtataggttgaccaaagatacactgaaagaggtataggttggttgttgcaacaaaaaaaattattttctttgtctatttctaattttggtgccatgttcacctcatttttttctacttaatttctaaataattttttcctcttttaattcctctaatccctaatttttttaatgacttcccaaTCATTCGtcatcctcgcaaaatcatcttattcttcgaaattgccgactctactccaaagatacactgaaaggggtataggttggttcgttgcaacaaaaaaattcttctctttgtctatttctaattttggtgccatgttcacctcatttttttctacttagtttctaaataattttttcctcttttaattcctctaatccctaatttttttaatgacttcccaaTCATTCGtcatcctcgcaaaatcatcttattcttcgaaattgccgactctactccaaagatacactgaaaggtataggttggttctttgaaacaaaaaaaattattctctgtctttttctaattttgctgtcataaattcaattatattctatacaatctttgaaatcaatttggCTCATAGTGACTTAATGCTATGTATAGTTTCTTACCTGAAATTCTATCACTGCAACTATCCAGGAAATCCAAGTTGGGAGGGGACCGGCCGGCAAATTTCGCTATCCATCATACCCAGAGCAAAATGATACATGAAAAATTCAAggaattagtgtttttcaatgttatgacaaggtatatttatccatcaatattttttctatctCTCTTCTAAACTCTTTTccttctttagttgtttttaagtgTCACTTTGCTTTGTTTGTCTCATATTCTTAGTTTTACTTCAATGTAGTATATGTTGAATAGCTTACAAATTGCagttgaaaaagtttgactcaaataattttaagcaTGTTTAAAAGATGTCTgacattgaattgaattgagtaaaaattttcaaatgttaaatCGATCTTTGgggtaattgtgaatttttttattttaaatcgNNNNNNNNNNNNNNNNNNNNNNNNNNNNNNNNNNNNNNNNNNNNNNNNNNNNNNNNNNNNNNNNNNNNNNNNNNNNNNNNNNNNNNNNNNNNNNNNNNNNNNNNNNNNNNNNNNNNNNNNNNNNNNNNNNNNNNNNNNNNNNNNNNNNNNNNNNNNNNNNNNNNNNNNNNNNNNNNNNNNNNNNNNNNNNNNNNNNNNNNNNNNNNNNNNNNNNNNNNNNNNNNNNNNNNNNNNNNNNNNNNNNNNNNNNNNNNNNNNNNNNNNNNNNNNNNNNNNNNNNNNNNNNNNNNNNNNNNNNNNNNNNNNNNNNNNNNNNNNNNNNNNNNNNNNNNNNNNNNNNNNNNNNNNNNNNNNNNNNNNNNNNNNNNNNNNNNNNNNNNNNNNNNNNNNNNNNNNNNNNNNNNNNNNNNNNNNNNNNNNNNNNNNNNNNNNNNNNNNNNNNNNNNNNNNNNNNNNNNNNNNNNNNNNNNNNNNNNNNNNNNNNNNNNNNNNNNNNNNNNNNNNNNNNNNNNNNNNNNNNNNNNNNNNNNNNNNNNNNNNNNNNNNNNNNNNNNNNNNNNNNNNNNNNNNNNNNNNNNNNNNNNNNNNNNNNNNNNNNNNNNNNNNNNNNNNNNNNNNNNNNNNNNNNNNNNNNNNNNNNNNNNNNNNNNNNNNNNNNNNNNNNNNNNNNNNNNNNNNNNNNNNNNNNNNNNNNNNNNNNNNNNNNNNNNNNNNNNNNNNNNNNNNNNNNNNNNNNNNNNNNNNNNNNNNNNNNNNNNNNNNNNNNNNNNNNNNNNNNNNNNNNNNNNNNNNNNNNNNNNNNNNNNNNNNNNNNNNNNNNNNNNNNNNNNNNNNNNNNNNNNNNNNNNNNNNNNNNNNNNNNNNNNNNNNNNNNNNNNNNNNNNNNNNNNNNNNNNNNNNNNNNNNNNNNNNNNNNNNNNNNNNNNNNNNNNNNNNNNNNNNNNNNNNNNNNNNNNNNNNNNNNNNNNNNNNNNNNNNNNNNNNNNNNNNNNNNNNNNNNNNNNNNNNNNNNNNNNNNNNNNNNNNNNNNNNNNNNNNNNNNNNNNNNNNNNNNNNNNNNNNNNNNNNNNNNNNNNNNNNNNNNNNNNNNNNNNNNNNNNNNNNNNNNNNNNNtaatttacaaacattcaaactattattaatattaattgagtaatcataatcattaat
Protein-coding sequences here:
- the LOC101513300 gene encoding probable WRKY transcription factor 65, whose translation is MERSSISSSTKRRGIKKRVVEIPMKDVEGTNTPPSDSWAWRKYGQKPIKGSPYPRGYYRCSSSKSCPARKQVERNHVDPTVLLVTYSSDHNHAVPLPRNHRNNNNESAKSNKDSESEHEPEPEERFTDLGEESLIAVADELGGWLGEVEAIASPAVLECPIFSDQELSMLGEEEESLFADLGELPECSAVFWRGRRSIAGEVSVGPLVEANCSL
- the LOC101512973 gene encoding uncharacterized protein, translated to MEAEEILKLFDILWFGLQNLKEHSCTSTLTNSHENQYHQIEGSSEKSMLYSRKTNHTRSMSDQLSSMTSFKNDSYSPNSVLFDQPKLQTIHSGKDVTNYTETENQTPEQLHVLSKKNMTRSGRRKRESKSLSDLEFEEVKGFMDLGFVFSEEDKDSNLVSIIPGLQRLGKNGEGEEDSCDESAIQRPYLSEAWKVQEMRRKEKLMMNWKIPAPTNEVDMKYSLKCWAHNVASTVR